A window of the Branchiostoma lanceolatum isolate klBraLanc5 chromosome 13, klBraLanc5.hap2, whole genome shotgun sequence genome harbors these coding sequences:
- the LOC136447597 gene encoding uncharacterized protein, with product MDGYHTLANPIVWLMQRSETATSIVKTFALPWAQHMSYLQDMADEGDEFGAVVMEIGMALSGAVGRVTQATRAVMGLGDVILIPVLIAMVTIVACLAMRKDNKFMK from the exons ATGGACGGGTACCACACCCTGGCTAACCCCATCGTTTGGCTGATGCAGCGGTCTGAAACGGCTACATCCATTGTCAAG ACCTTCGCCCTACCCTGGGCCCAACACATGAGCTACCTACAGGACATGGCGGATGAAGGGGACGAGTTCGGGGCTGTTGTCATGGAGATAGGGATGGCCCTGAGCGGTGCAGTGGGGAGGGTCACACAGGCCACCAGGGCTGTCATGGGACTGGGAGACGTCATCCTTATCCCTGTCCTCATCGCCATGGTTACCATTGTGGCATGCCTTGCTATGCGCAAGGACAACAAATTCATGAAATGA
- the LOC136447221 gene encoding tripartite motif-containing protein 2-like: MAAAEQNIVEQIREEVFCSICLELFRRPKALPCQHTFCEDCLLNYAGVRQVVWCPNCRLQVRLPPQGVVGLPDNHLAANVCQKFSQHTPQTAGSDDNYCDQHPVEALKLYCQQCGVACCAECLDDQHAGHTATTVRQAVEQKKTALRALVTECKNTLDTYHSYLRQLPYVDETLSTDTQRTQTGVTETFDNAIQQITQALTAEKERLLCDIEENQRRNTDTLNAYGTNVQSQVTELTSACDAAVWALGQSDKRFLNHEATVSEALDRYREHSLPSPSRAVFQALDVDFQSLASAMSRMTLEPVSLQPCNVLNTGQVRFGGRGSENGQFSWPTGVTVSKDGVIFVADYDNERIQSFYCHGRYLGQFQTLVPGRPSRTMKPQGVDLDAYGNLWVVGYNVTETCDLLVQFSRTGECLNKIPLTHTGYFRGLAVNQRTNQILVTETTATNQASAGTGVTFRGEIKVLKPDGTLVRVIGGSQQKTWLQPFWTKSGRHEGIKYPRYVTVDCHGNIIVSDTVDHCIKIFSETGEFQFKFGEDGKGDGQLRYPRGVCTDVSGNIVVADEGNQRVEIFNRHGLLLHHVTGGMKKPSAVAMATNGQLVMTDVDTNMVTVLTT, from the coding sequence atggcggctgcgGAGCAAAACATCGTCGAACAGATCCGTGAAGAAGTGTTTTGCAGCATCTGTTTGGAGTTGTTTCGGAGGCCCAAGGCGCTGCCATGCCAGCACACCTTCTGCGAGGACTGTCTGCTGAACTACGCAGGTGTACGACAGGTGGTTTGGTGTCCGAACTGTCGTCTGCAAGTCAGGTTGCCCCCTCAGGGAGTCGTGGGCCTTCCGGACAACCATCTCGCCGCCAATGTCTGTCAGAAATTCTCGCAGCACACGCCGCAAACGGCCGGATCAGACGACAACTACTGTGACCAGCACCCCGTGGAAGCCTTGAAGTTGTACTGTCAACAGTGTGGGGTCGCGTGCTGCGCGGAATGTCTGGACGATCAACACGCAGGGCATACCGCTACAACCGTCAGGCAAGCCGTCGAACAGAAGAAAACTGCTCTGCGTGCGCTTGTGACAGAGTGCAAAAACACCCTGGATACATATCACAGCTACTTAAGACAGTTGCCGTACGTCGACGAAACGCTATCTACAGACACCCAGCGTACCCAAACCGGCGTAACCGAGACATTTGACAACGCCATACAACAAATAACCCAGGCCTTAACGGCGGAGAAGGAGCGCTTGTTGTGTGACATTGAGGAAAACCAGAGACGCAACACGGACACTCTGAATGCGTATGGTACAAATGTTCAAAGTCAGGTAACAGAACTCACCTCTGCTTGTGACGCAGCCGTTTGGGCACTAGGCCAAAGTGACAAGCGGTTCCTAAACCACGAAGCTACAGTGTCAGAAGCGCTGGATAGATACAGAGAGCACTCCTTACCATCTCCTTCCCGAGCTGTTTTTCAAGCCTTAGACGTTGATTTTCAGTCTCTGGCTTCAGCTATGAGTCGCATGACGCTAGAGCCAGTTAGCCTGCAACCCTGTAATGTTTTGAATACAGGACAGGTGCGTTTTGGTGGGAGAGGGTCAGAAAACGGCCAGTTCAGTTGGCCAACCGGAGTCACCGTCTCAAAAGATGGGGTAATCTTCGTCGCAGATTACGACAATGAGAGAATACAGTCGTTCTACTGCCATGGAAGATACCTCGGTCAGTTCCAGACGCTAGTTCCAGGAAGACCTTCTCGGACGATGAAGCCACAAGGCGTTGACCTCGATGCTTATGGGAACCTGTGGGTTGTCGGGTACAACGTGACCGAAACGTGCGATCTCCTTGTTCAATTTTCCCGGACGGGAGAATGTCTGAACAAAATACCTCTCACACACACGGGCTACTTTCGCGGCCTCGCCGTCAACCAGCGAACCAACCAAATTCTAGTCACAGAGACGACGGCTACAAACCAAGCATCGGCAGGCACTGGCGTTACGTTTCGTGGAGAGATAAAGGTTTTGAAGCCAGACGGGACTCTTGTGAGAGTTATAGGCGGTTCCCAACAGAAAACCTGGCTACAACCGTTCTGGACAAAAAGCGGGCGTCACGAAGGAATTAAGTACCCGCGGTACGTTACCGTAGACTGTCACGGCAACATCATCGTGTCGGACACGGTAGATCATTGCATCAAGATCTTCAGCGAAACCGGGGAGTTTCAATTCAAGTTCGGAGAGGACGGAAAGGGGGACGGGCAGTTGAGGTACCCGAGGGGTGTGTGCACGGATGTCTCCGGGAACATCGTCGTGGCTGACGAGGGAAACCAACGCGTGGAGATCTTCAACCGTCACGGCCTGCTACTGCATCACGTGACGGGCGGGATGAAGAAGCCCagtgccgttgccatggcaacgaacgGACAGTTGGTGATGACCGACGTGGATACAAACATGGTGACCGTCCTTACAACATAG
- the LOC136447222 gene encoding uncharacterized protein, with the protein MLLCEDFVPSLLTSGRPPKVAPFTDSVHQANRWLGEHPEVRVQKCETVSAAVSPHDGQHCDTRVMSYPAGKPKDVTRFSLRGLRIWYQKQHGQEKHPAKSHQITSIDVLPRDHGDKVETLQDVLTRLNGLIAENKGQHLLNIQTLVIPWDKKEIDSEETVLPIQTPTKLVRFLRAYLISEEGSPLPPEVHFQDFLPQQVAAGKVSTFSTKLPTFETLSETFAKANKWLVAYTDVSIINVEVFDLLLDKEASYCASDPQTCSFSTKKPPFGWLKVVRIYYSTEQGSAPVGKLVDLSFCPEVKEKKTLFHYAQYEELAEVVKKVQLKCGGVGGVPVGVQSVWTYPDWESGKDVFQPNTSLHVEPRIDGTELLPQVETIHVCMIVK; encoded by the exons ATGTTATTGTGCGAGGACTTCGTACCGAGCCTTCTCACCAGCGGCCGTCCGCCCAAGGTCGCGCCCTTCACCGACAGCGTCCACCAGGCGAACCGCTGGCTGGGGGAACACCCGGAAGTACGGGTGCAGAAGTGCGAGACGGTCAGCGCAGCAGTCTCGCCCCACGATGGACAACACTGCGACACCCGGGTCATGTCATACCCGGCGGGGAAGCCTAAGGACGTCACACGGTTTTCACTTCGTGGTCTGAG GATCTGGTACCAGAAACAGCATGGGCAGGAAAAACACCCTGCAAAATCTCATCAGATCACTTCAATTGATGTTCTGCCAAGGGATCATGGTGACAAG GTGGAGACCctccaagatgtcctgacccgcCTGAATGGTCTGATAGCAGAGAACAAGGGTCAACACCTCCTGAACATCCAAACTCTGGTGATTCCAtgggacaaaaaagaaatagaCTCTGAAGAAACTGTGTTGCCTATTCAG ACACCGACCAAGTTGGTACGGTTCCTTCGAGCATACCTGATATCAGAAGAAGGATCACCGCTTCCTCCTGAAGTCCACTTCCAAGACTTCCTCCCCCAGCAAGTGGCCGCTGGAAAGGTGTCCACTTTCTCCACCAAGTTACCCACATTTGAAACTCTGTCTGAGACCTTTGCAAAGGCAAACAAGTGGTTAGTGGCCTACACTGATGTTAGTATAATTAATGTGGAAGTTTTTGATTTGTTGCTGGACAAAGAGGCTTCATACTGTGCAAGCGACCCCCAAACCTGCTCTTTTTCTACTAAAAAGCCTCCGTTTGGGTGGTTGAAAGTAGTTCGTATTTACTACAGTACCGAACAGGGGAGTGCCCCAGTAGGCAAACTGGTTGATCTGTCATTCTGTCCCGAagtaaaggaaaagaaaacccTTTTCCACTATGCTCAGTATGAAGAATTGGCTGAAGTAGTGAAGAAAGTGCAGTTGAAGTGTGGGGGTGTGGGAGGGGTGCCTGTTGGGGTGCAGTCTGTCTGGACTTACCCAGACTGGGAGAGTGGCAAGGACGTGTTTCAGCCCAACACTAGCCTACATGTTGAGCCACGCATTGATGGTACAGAGCTCCTGCCTCAAGTTGAGACCATCCATGTTTGCATGATTGTGAAGTAG
- the LOC136447919 gene encoding uncharacterized protein, translating into MADRKDTKALGFKYRSLLIGVVASGAVLAIVIGLAVGLTIQRCNESKEEVVQVGLLFPTDDDSAEAMKEAAMLAVDDIREHRNKVPSAADIQVHSGDYDGSPDGALQAFRRLYSQQGVRLFVGPDTSSHSVHVAEWAAANAPDAIFISPRATSERLADATNTIRLSMSDQALALALYLKLQSDKVSVVIPVHIEDSYSTDIVQRIRDLADGMMDDITVGTSISYAPGTITNKEEARRPTEQLRDALRDNPDAVVLLVSYSEAKYILEAASGDSTLLRRMWYTGDSLALREDILSSDDAKQSAQMVSLYGLAYAGEGLHSKRRMRKMQELASRLKRSPPVFAPLPYDAVNLFYDTCQIMRTTDAQMVLAHLTREAEWQNGLSGRLAIDSKRGRAFGDYLHSFVAPQIPDSSKVTVAMTGSWILDGLSQVSHMDDESDQQGGDRRRREVAPSDMMSMSAVMSTAMSSASIFNKSDVMALKALAGNNCRNSKFSITATDPATYMQVEHDFTEDTFPEMFIVSTAYGYSLQMNCYKPEGPVVLDVLCPPSTNPRDHMACVQTLTYPVTDQVWPLSL; encoded by the exons ATGGCAGATCGTAAGGACACGAAGGCCTTGGGGTTCAAGTACCGCAGCCTGTTGATCGGGGTGGTGGCGAGCGGAGCCGTGCTGGCCATAGTGATCGGCCTCGCCGTCGGCCTGACAATACAGCGATGCAACGAGTCCAAAG AGGAAGTTGTCCAGGTAGGTCTTCTGTTTCCGACCGACGACGACTCAGCTGAGGCCATGAAGGAAGCGGCGATGTTGGCCGTTGATGACATCCGGGAACATCGGAACAAGGTGCCGTCAGCTGCGGACATCCAGGTCCACAGCGGGGACTACGATGGATCTCCAGACGGGGCTCTGCAAGCTTTCCGCCGCCTGTACAGCCAACAGGGCGTGCGTCTGTTCGTGGGTCCCGACACAAGCAGCCACTCGGTCCATGTGGCGGAGTGGGCGGCGGCGAACGCACCAGACGCAATCTTCATTTCACCACGAGCAACATCTGAACGACTGGCCGACGCCACGAATACCATACGCCTCAGCATGAGCGACCAAGCTCTTGCTCTGGCTTTGTACCTGAAGCTGCAAAGCGACAAAGTCTCTGTCGTCATCCCGGTACACATCGAGGACAGCTACTCTACGGACATCGTGCAGAGGATTCGCGACCTGGCGGACGGCATGATGGACGACATCACAGTCGGTACCAGTATCAGCTACGCACCGGGGACAATCACCAACAAGGAAGAGGCGCGGAGGCCCACAGAACAACTTCGCGACGCCCTGAGGGACAACCCGGACGCAGTCGTCCTGCTCGTGTCGTATTCTGAAGCCAAGTATATCTTGGAAGCAGCCAGCGGCGACAGCACTCTGTTGAGGCGCATGTGGTACACCGGAGACTCCTTGGCTCTCCGAGAGGACATTCTGAGCTCTGATGACGCAAAGCAGTCTGCACAAATGGTAAGCCTGTACGGACTGGCCTATGCAGGGGAGGGGCTTCACAGCAAACGGAGGATGCGCAAGATGCAGGAGCTGGCCAGCCGTCTGAAACGCTCGCCTCCCGTGTTTGCTCCGCTGCCCTATGACGCCGTCAACCTGTTCTACGACACTTGTCAGATAATGCGCACCACCGATGCTCAGATGGTTCTGGCACACCTTACCCGCGAGGCAGAATGGCAGAACGGACTGTCCGGCAGGCTGGCGATCGACTCCAAGAGGGGGCGCGCGTTCGGAGATTACCTGCACTCCTTCGTCGCTCCACAGATTCCAGACTCCAGCAAAGTCACCGTCGCCATGACAGGGTCCTGGATTCTGGACGGACTGTCGCAGGTATCTCACATGGACGATGAGTCTGACCAGCAAGGCGGCGACAGACGTAGGAGGGAGGTAGCGCCCTCTGACATGATGTCCATGTCCGCTGTGATGTCCACTGCCATGTCGTCTGCCTCGATCTTCAACAAGTCTGATGTCATGGCGCTGAAAGCTCTGGCTGGAAACAACTGTCGCAACTCAAAG TTTTCCATCACTGCTACGGATCCTGCAACATACATGCAGGTGGAACACGACTTCACGGAAGACACATTCCCAGAGATGTTCATAGTTTCGACTGCCTACGGCTACAGTCTGCAGATGAACTGTTACAAGCCGGAAGGGCCCGTTGTGTTGGACGTACTCTGCCCGCCAAGCACCAATCCTAGAGACCACATGGCCTGTGTGCAAACCCTCACCTATCCTGTTACCGACCAGGTGTGGCCATTGTCTTTGTAA
- the LOC136447596 gene encoding uncharacterized protein produces the protein MADKETRALRFKYRSLLIGVVASGAVLAIVIGLAVGLTIQRCNESKDEVVRVGLLFPTDVESAEAMKEAAMLAVDDIRAHRNKVPSATDIQVHSGDYDGSPDGALQAFRRLYNRQGVRLFVGPDTSSHAVHVAEWAAANAPDAVFISPRATSERLANATNTIRLSMSDQALALALYLKLQSDNVSIVIPVHIEDSYSTDIVQRIGDLADSMMDDITVGASISYAPGTITSKEEARRPTEQLRVALRDNPDAVVLLVSYSEAKYILEAASGDSTLLSRMWYTGDSLALREDILSSDDAKQAAQMVSLYGLAYAGEGLHSKRRMRKMQELASRLKRSPPVFAPLAYDAVNLFYDTCQIMRTTDAQMVLAHLTREAEWQNGLSGRLAIDSKMGRAFGDYLHSFVAPQIPDTSKVTVAMTGSWILDGLSQVSHMGDESGQGGGRRRREVASSDMMSMSAVMSPAMSSASIFNKSDVMALKALAGNNCRNSKFSITATDPATYMQVEHDFTEDTFPEMFIVSTAYGYSLQMNCDKPEGPVVLDVLCPPSTNPRDDMACVQTLTYPVTDQGGRRRRLLLSQGTAGAIGACAGTAVGCGICFGVLSWFTFGISAAACVGPCALGIGGACGSAVGMGIVEATSGKIICTELFAQGHLDAQTYLADAAFGRQLAAESPHVMDGYHTLANPIVWLMQRSDTATSIVKTFALPWAQHMSYLQDMADEGDEFGAVVMQIGVALSGAVGRVTQATRAVMGLGDVILIPILIAMVTIVACLTIRRNNDIMK, from the exons ATGGCAGATAAGGAAACCAGGGCCCTGCGGTTCAAGTACCGGAGCCTGTTGATCGGGGTGGTGGCGAGCGGAGCCGTGCTGGCCATAGTCATCGGCCTCGCCGTCGGCTTGACAATACAGAGATGCAACGAGTCCAAAG ACGAAGTCGTCCGGGTCGGTCTACTGTTTCCCACCGACGTCGAGTCAGCTGAGGCCATGAAGGAAGCGGCGATGTTGGccgtggatgacatccgcgcccATCGGAACAAGGTGCCGTCAGCTACGGACATTCAGGTCCACAGTGGGGACTACGATGGATCTCCAGACGGGGCTCTACAAGCTTTCCGCCGCCTGTACAACCGACAGGGCGTGCGTCTGTTCGTGGGTCCCGACACCAGCAGCCATGCGGTCCATGTGGCGGAGTGGGCGGCGGCGAACGCCCCAGACGCGGTCTTCATTTCACCACGAGCAACATCTGAACGACTGGCCAACGCTACGAACACCATACGCCTCAGCATGAGCGACCAAGCTCTTGCTCTGGCATTGTACCTGAAGCTGCAAAGTGACAACGTCTCCATCGTCATCCCGGTACACATCGAGGACAGCTATTCTACGGACATCGTGCAGAGGATTGGCGACCTGGCGGACAGCATGATGGACGATATTACAGTCGGTGCCAGTATCAGCTACGCGCCGGGGACAATCACCAGCAAGGAAGAAGCGCGGAGGCCCACTGAACAACTTCGCGTCGCCCTGAGGGACAACCCGGACGCAGTCGTCCTGCTCGTGTCGTATTCTGAAGCCAAGTACATCCTGGAAGCAGCCAGCGGTGATAGCACTCTGTTGAGCCGCATGTGGTACACCGGAGACTCCTTGGCTCTCCGAGAGGACATTCTGAGTTCTGACGACGCAAAGCAGGCTGCGCAAATGGTAAGCCTGTACGGACTGGCCTATGCAGGGGAAGGGCTTCACAGCAAGCGGAGGATGCGCAAGATGCAGGAGCTGGCCAGCCGTCTGAAACGTTCACCTCCCGTGTTTGCTCCGCTGGCCTATGACGCCGTCAACCTGTTCTACGACACGTGTCAGATAATGCGCACCACCGATGCTCAGATGGTTCTGGCACACCTTACCCGCGAGGCAGAATGGCAGAACGGACTGTCCGGAAGGCTGGCGATCGACTCCAAGATGGGGCGCGCGTTCGGAGATTATCTGCACTCGTTCGTCGCTCCACAGATTCCAGACACGAGCAAAGTCACCGTCGCCATGACAGGGTCCTGGATTCTGGACGGACTGTCGCAGGTATCTCACATGGGCGATGAGTCAGGGCAAGGCGGCGGCAGACGTAGGAGGGAGGTAGCGTCCTCTGACATGATGTCCATGTCCGCTGTGATGTCCCCTGCCATGTCGTCTGCCTCGATCTTCAACAAGTCTGACGTCATGGCGCTGAAAGCACTGGCCGGAAACAACTGTCGCAACTCGAAG TTTTCCATCACTGCTACGGATCCTGCAACATACATGCAGGTGGAACACGACTTCACGGAAGACACATTCCCAGAGATGTTCATAGTCTCGACTGCCTACGGCTACAGTCTGCAGATGAACTGTGACAAGCCGGAAGGGCCCGTCGTGTTGGACGTCCTCTGCCCGCCAAGCACCAACCCCAGAGACGACATGGCCTGTGTGCAGACCCTCACCTATCCTGTTACTGATCAG GGTGGACGCCGCCGCCGCCTGCTCTTGTCCCAGGGAACTGCAGGTGCAATCGGAGCATGTGCTGGCACAGCTGTTGGATGTGGTATTTGCTTTGGAGTCCTGTCATGGTTTACATTTG GTATAAGTGCAGCTGCATGTGTGGGGCCTTGTGCGCTCGGCATTGGAGGCGCCTGCGGTTCTGCTGTTGGGATGGGTATTGTTGAAGCTACTAGTGGCAAGATCATCTGCACTGAACTTTTTGCCCAAG GTCACCTGGATGCCCAGACCTACCTGGCTGATGCCGCCTTTGGTCGCCAGCTGGCTGCCGAGTCCCCACACGTGATGGACGGGTACCACACCCTGGCCAACCCCATCGTTTGGCTGATGCAGCGGTCTGACACGGCTACATCCATCGTCAAG ACCTTCGCTCTACCCTGGGCCCAACACATGAGCTACCTACAGGACATGGCGGATGAAGGGGACGAGTTCGGAGCTGTTGTCATGCAGATAGGGGTGGCCCTGAGCGGTGCAGTGGGGAGGGTCACACAGGCCACCAGGGCTGTCATGGGACTGGGAGATGTCATCCTTATCCCTATCCTCATCGCCATGGTTACCATTGTGGCATGCCTTACCATTCGCAGGAACAACGACATCATGAAATGA
- the LOC136447223 gene encoding uncharacterized protein, protein MFEKVLACNFRYDLEGGYTCLKQAEELLFKTDDAHHHQARMLEVKAVLLKKQKKYHEAKTAMDLAQQTLVSMEKGRDQGKIWYTFASLHAVTYINSTVTSDKTVVVRGTCQSSFHSAMQGFQQALDNFKAEEEDNLHKDKRCGIVHVRKAQPPTTVLVRRPPF, encoded by the exons ATGTTCGAA AAAGTGTTGGCGTGTAACTTCCGTTACGATCTTGAAGGAGGTTACACCTGCCTGAAGCAGGCTGAGGAACTGTTGTTCAAGACGGACGACGCTCACCACCACCAGGCGAGGATGCTGGAAGTCAAGGCGGTCTTGCTGAAGAAGCAGAAAAAGTACCATGAAGCTAAGACTGCCATGGACTTGGCGCAGCAA ACTCTGGTCAGCATGGAGAAAGGGAGAGACCAAGGGAAGATCTGGTACACCTTCGCGTCGCTGCACGCAGTGACGTATATCAACAGCACGGTGACGTCAGACAAGACCGTCGTGGTCAGAGggacctgtcaatcatcattCCACAGCGCGATGCAGGGGTTTCAGCAAGCCTTGGATAATTTcaaggcagaagaagaagacaacttGCACAAGGACAAGCGGTGCGGAATTGTCCACGTCCGCAAAGCTCAGCCGCCTACTACGGTGCTGGTCAGACGCCCGCCGTTTTGA